From the Hordeum vulgare subsp. vulgare chromosome 1H, MorexV3_pseudomolecules_assembly, whole genome shotgun sequence genome, the window aaatatttatatAAAGGCCTTCACTGGATTTGGAAATGAAGGTGAAAATATTTGAGGCAAGCACTCAAGTCATAACATGATTTTCAAAAGCTCTTACTTAAGGAATAAAATTCTATAATCCAAACAAAAGAAGGGATCTGAAATCAATAGGAAACCCAACAATAAAAATATAAATAATCATGGCCAAGTTTTAATAAATAAAATCATGgctaaatttttggggtgttacatacCATCCAAAATGGTTTCATCGGATTTGGTTTTTGCTGGAACCCGCTTCAAAAAATGCTACCACCGACTTTTTTGGTTAAGGTCGTCCATGGTGAGACGAGGCGGAAACGAGGGGGCTGCGACATTTTTGTTATAACCGTAAACGGCGATTGCTATAACCAACCGTAGAATTTGCTGCGACGGCAATTGATTTTGCTGGAACCGGTCGAAGTATAGATTTTTGTTGCTCCTATCCAGCGGGGCGAGCGCCCACGACGTGTTGTGCCTGCGAGCCGGCAGGCGGCCACGGTGAGCCCGCGGGGGACGTGGTGGGGGCGACGAGCAAACCACGCGGGATATGATGGAtctgaggcgcggaagaagaaaggATActctggagggggagggggcagcTCGCTGAATCGTGTGGTCCTAAAGACGTTAATCATATGGTTGTGTGGCGTTCGGTCGAAACGCCTAGCAGTGTCCTATGAACAATGAATAAATGAGCGACGTTTCCCTCAAAAAGAAAAGGACATACATCCGACACGTCTATTTTTTAGGGATCCAGACACGTTTATACATTTGTGGACCTCGGGGCGACGACGCAATGGTCCGAAGGGACAATGCGGCGGCATCATGTGGCTCAATCGGCGGTAGGCGCATGCTCGGGGACGTGCTTGGCGAAGACATGCGCGTGATTGGttgattagaacgacggtagcgctATATGCGCCACAGCGAGGATGATGCGCAAATCGGAATCGATAGCTACGTTGTTGATGATGTTCCGGGCGGTGATGGCGAAGACGGGCCGGCAATGGAGACCATGCCGGCGAGCGGCTCTCGCCCGACAACGACGCATGAAGGCGTCCCTTGGACTTGTGGAGCCATTTTTCCTAGCTACTGCAGGTCCTGAAATTGCGGAGCTCTTTGCATGTCGTCGAGGTATTCTACTTGCGCAGGAACTAAACATCCACAATGTGGTGCTGGAGATGTACtcaggccaactccaccgcgcgacCCCAAACGGACGTCTGTTTTGCCCGGATTCTGTCCGTTTGGGTAGGGAGACGGGGTCGTGTCCGACCCTGTCCTGGGATGCGCTGGCCGTGCGCCCAGCGTGCGGCCGCATCCTTTTGCCCCATCTTGTCTGCCAAGGCCTAAAATGCCCATATTTTCGTATCAAAACAAGTTTGCACACCAACCCAAATCAAAATTGTCTCtaaataaaatagttttacaaccaaattgaaattgtctctaaataaaatagttttacatCTATTGGTTGTCAATATGTTCCCACGTGTGCTCAACCAAGTCATTTTGAAGATTCAAATGAGTGTGCCAATCACGCATCTCACGATGGAACTGGACAAATTGTTGAAACGTGACCGGTTCTTGGTGCAGGGGCTCAACATTTTCACCTTGAAAATCAAATCCTTGGTCGAAGATACTGTCATCACGCTCGTCCtcgacgatcatgttgtgcatgatcacacaagtagTCATCACCTCCCAAAGCTTCCTTTCATCCCATGATagtgcagggtttcgaacgataccccatcaggattgaagcacaccaaaagcacgttccacatcctttctagcactctcttgcatTTGGGAAAATTTCTTTCTCTTCTCATCTTAGGGGTCtgagattgtcttcacaaaagTTGACCACTCAGGATATATACCATCAGCTAGATAGTATCCCGTGTTGTACTGGTGACCGTTGATCTCAAAGTTGATAGGGGGAGTGGCCTTCTGCAAGCCTTGCGAAGACTGGAGAACGCTGCAGCatgttgatatcattgtgagaacCTGTCATGCCAAAGAAAGAATGACATATCCAAAGATCCTGCGAAGCCACCGCTTCTAATATGACAGTGCACGCTTTGACATGCCCCTTGTACTGGCCCTACCAAGCAAATGGACATttcttccactcccagtgcatacaatctatgctgcCAAGCGTGCCTGGAAAGCCTCTAGATGCGTTGGTCGCCAACAATCTCTCTGTATCAGCGGCAGTTGGCTGCCTCAAGTACTCAAGGCCAAACACCTCGATCACAGCCTGGCAAAACTTGTACATTGACATGAGACATGTTGTCTCACTCATACGCACATACTCATCCACCAGATCGCCTGgaattccatatgcaagcatTCGGATGGTCGCGGTGCATTTCTGGTAAGAGGAGAATCCTAGCTTGCCAACGGCATCCGTCTTGCACTCGAAGTATGGGTCATGAGCAACCACTCCCTCTTGGATACGATTGAACACATGCCTTGCCATAAGAAAACGGCGACGGAATTTATCCGGCTTGAAGAGCGGTGTGCTCGCAAAGTAATCGACATAGAGCAGAGCTCGACCTTTCTCCGTGTTGCGGTTCAGGTTCGGAGCACGACCAGGGAGTGACCCCCTGTACCGAGGAAGCTGTCATTGAATGTGgtcgtgaaccatcacttcagccACCACAATATCTTCATCATCGAACGACGAATCGTCCGATGAATAGATGAAGTGGTGGAAGAAAAACTCATCACCACTGTCCATACCTTTGCGGGCAAAGTGTCGAACACCTTGCACTCGTGGTGGCAAAGAGGCCGCGATGGTCACCTCGATGCAGGGGTGGTTGGTGGCCGGCTACTGGCCGCTCTGGAGCACTCGTCGAAAGTTGTCGCGGCCGCCTGTGGTACGTCGCCTGCGGCCGTATCCACTCTGCCGCCGGCTACGACGACGGTCAAACCTTCTCCGATCGACGCCCAAACTACGATGAAAGCGCGGGCGTGGTGGCGGCCATGGCCAGACGGGGTTTGCTATGGACGGTCGGGGGATGAGGTGGCCGGAGAATAGCGGCGGCGCCGTCGACGGGGCGGGGCGGGAGAGGGGGTGGAGGcgttggaatttttgggaatgctTGTGTCCCCGACACGCGGGCCACGCACGGACAAGGGCGTGCGGCGAGCGCATCCGCGCGATGTCCGTTTTTCCCAAACCGAACGCAAGTTTGAGACTTTGGGCTGAGGATGGGTCGAAAACGGATGAAATCCGAACATTTGTCTGTATGGGTCCGCGCGTTGGGTCGTGGTATTCGTCTGTTCTACTCCGAACGAACgcgtgcaaacaagatgatgtcgCGTGATGGAGTTGGCCTCACAAACGGTTGTGGGAAAGATCGTCAGTCAACAAAGGGACTTATCGGCGGACGGACAAGTTGTTCGAAAAATCAAGGAACTGCTCTCTCAATTTCAAGTCTCTAAGAGTTGTACGGGTTGCTGTAAGTCGTCGTGTAAAACGTGGTTTCATGTGACTCGTAGCTCGAAGATTACGTGCAGAGGGGGCTATGAACAATGAATAAATGAGCAACATTTCCCTCAAAAAGAAAAGGACATACGTCAGACACGTCTGTTTCTTTAGGGATCCAGACACGTTTATACGTTTGTGGGAGCTAATACTAGTACACTACATGGGATGGgattagaaaaaggaaaaagaaagttGGTGCGGTCAGCACTGAGCTTGTCCCCCTTTGTCTGCTTCCCCGGAGAGTGGCTTGCTCTTGATCTCTCCTACGTGCCCCGCTGCCACCCCAATCACTCGCCGCCCCATCCCCTCCACAGACCCcgcccttcttttcttcttcaactAACTCCTCCGTTTCTCCAACCAAAGGCATCCATCCGCGCCACTTCCTTCTCCAGCAATGTCCATTCCCGCCCTCCGCTCCTTCCCCGCCGTCTACGGCGTGAAGCCGGCCGGCCGCCTGGTCCGACACCATTCCCGGCTCGGCGGCGGCCTCCGGGCCAGCTCCGTCGCTGTGAACGGGGAGGTGGGGCCGAGAACCAAGGGCGGGAAGAAGGAAGAACCGGCGAAGGAGGAGGACAGAGGGCTGGAGCCCCTCTACGACGATGGGTTCGGGGGCGTGACCGTCAAGGACTACTTCGCGGCCGCCAGGGCCCTGTGCAAGGACGACGGAGGGCCGCCGCGGTGGTTTTGCCCCGTGGAGTCAGGCCAGCCGGCGGTGGAGGACGCGCCCCTGCTGCTCTTCTTGCCAGGTTGGTCGTCCAATCTCTCGCAATAAACAACTTCTCCATTCAGGTTGGTCACTGCATGATGGAGGCAGCTCATCAGCGCGAGATCACCTCCATGTTTGCGGTGACCTGAATGGCTAAATGGAGAGTTTGCTTCTGTTCTAAGAGTGTGCTTCGAATTGACTGGACTGCAGGAACTGACGGTGTTGGGATGGGACTCATTTTGCACCACAAGTCTTTGGGCAAGTGAGTATGCTGTTGTATTCAACATACAGTATATACTTTATCTCTGCTATCACCTTTAGCGAAATACTATtgccggccaagcaggaaaagcctGCTTTCAGCGTTACTACTAGTGTGCTAGTCTCCATGAAGTCATTATTTATCAAATTAATCAGGGCTAAAACAGTAGGGACGCAAACACACAACAAGCCTAGATATAATAAGAATATTAAAAGTCAAATATATGCCGATATCAAATGAGATGTACATAAATTAGACTTTTAGAACACCTATATGCGGGTTGATGTGAGCATCGCTGAaaaatcatactccctccgtacctaaatataagtcttttaagatatttcactaagtatctacatacggagcaaaatgaatgaatctgtaCTCTAaattatatctatatacatctgtatgcagTTCGTTAGTTGaatctttagaaagacttatatttagaaacagagggagtacaaggCAAGCCTTTCCCCACAGTGCAATGCAAAGAGCCCACGTCGAACCTGTACCTTTTGGCGCAAGTGGTTCTGGGTCCGACGTGGCCTCTCCTACCTAAAAGAACATAAATTTTTAATTTATATAAGGATCAAATATAGCTATGTTCACCTTAAATTctgtcaaaattttgttctcgatGTAGAATCAACCAATAGATGAAGAAGTGAGAGGGCCATGCATATAGCATTAATATGTTCTCCAATACATAAGTAGATCTTCTTTGGTTGATGTTATTTGCAAGATGAGTTCAATAAACCTGAAAGGAAGGAATAAGCCTACGGAATGTGACCTGCGATATGTTTACATGTTCCTTCTTATTtagggggtgtttgttttcagggactttttggtatagggactaaaaaagtcttttttagtctcatttgaaacaaacaggagggacttttagagaCTAAAagagggtatttgggactaaaggaagaagttcgTATGTGAGGGTCTTTTTGTgacttttttgacactttttccaacagtgtccttacttttagcatgtcatttaataattcTAGTATATTACTACGGGTAACATTgtctttttacatgtcatttaatgacctctagtccctgttTAGTCCATAAAAATAAACGgatagggactagagactttttaacTGGGACTAAAAAAGTCCTAGAACTCTTGAAACAAACAGTGCCTTAGTCTAAAACTGCCCAATGTGACAAAGTAGTCTGCCTCCTTTTGTTTGTCGTTTTCTACTTTCAAGTCTAATAAAACCTCATGTTTCTCGTTTGCAGGGCCTTCGAAGTTCGTTGTTTGCATATACCAGTAAATGATCGTACACCATTTGAAGGTATGACTTGTCGTTATTCGGCTTCACTATTATTCCCTCAGTCCTAAAATAACTCTTTCAAGTTTAGTATaactttgtattagagctagtataaagttgacacttattttaagacgaagGGAGTACTATTCTTTACTTGGATAATCATCGACATACCAACTTTTCTCTGCAACTATTTTCTAAATAACAACTCACAACAAAGTGGAACATAGAAAATATGCAGCGATTCTAGAGATATATGTATCTCATTAGGACTACAGTTTCATCCAGGTCTAACTTCAGAAATTTGCACAAGTTTTTCTTCCAATAATGAAActtttactccctccgtcacggtttaaaagGCGTGTTTGGAAATTCTCTGGAAGTGGTCATTGATTGGTTGTCACATGGgataaaaaatagcattcacactacgcgtgcatataaaaatagtacaatggagtactaattagctgctaggagtaaatgcaatgcgccttaaaccttATCTATTATGAAAATGCACGTAAGTTTAATTAAaccttctaaaccgtgatggaGGTAGTATTACCCACGTCCACATCATCGATGCATACAACCGCAACTATTACATCATTTATTACAAAAATTCACCAGACAATTGCCTGACCAGGAAAAGAGAAAGACCAAAACATCAATACATCCCAACCACAGTTGGTACATGGTAGAAACATGCCAACGAAGAAAACTCTAAAAACTAAGGAGCCTATCAGTGGCACGCCATACAAACCAGCGCCTATTAGTGGTAATGCATTCGAGCTGCTTGGCGCCAACCTCCATCGGCTCCTTGTGCTGCACCCTCTGTAATAACGCCCATGGCACATGCATACAAGATTGAATTTCATTTGTGTCAACAAAGAACATCGTTTCTGCATAGACGAATAGACCAATACAGTGCTGCAACCCCGACCAAAATCAGTGGTCTTAGAGATTCATCAACTCCCACAATCAAGACCCAAAAGTATGATAAATACTTCAAAGTGTTGTGATATTAAAGGCCAAGTACACAGTGCACCAAGCTATATGTGACAAACCACAATAAAAGAAAAGATGTTGTATAGTTTTCAACCAGTAAAAAAAGCTACAACGTGTATCCCCCTGCCATTTCCGCTTAATCAAATTGTCCTTTTATAAGAACGACTTTTGTGCAGAGAAACGAGAGGAATACTTTAGTTTTTAAAGCTAGTTTCAGACGCCATAACttgatctaaaactgaccagcatATCCACTAATGCCGAATACATTGAGTGTACAGAAAACACCCAATGGTGTGAAGATCCCAGTCCTGCTCCTGAGTTAGTTGCACCCCTGCACTCTCAGTATGATCTCATTCCAGTCTACTGAATTGACCAGCAAGTTCTCCACTCCGAGGACTGAGGCAACGGTGGTATCCTTACGAGCAGCCAGTTTCGGTCtgtaaaaagagccaaaaaaaggCATAATGTTGTCGTCGGGCCACTTTCCATCTCTCGATGCCAGGTGATTCTTGACGGTGTTAAATTATTTTTTTATAAAGAGTATATTAATATTACAAAGATACCAATTACACCCAACCTCTGCAACAACGCAATGCCCTAATGGCATGACGGATGCACACAGCCTAAAAAACGAAGAAGAAGCTAAAAAAGAAAAGTCCCACTACAAAGATTCGCATGAGCATTCACATGCTTGGTCTTCGTATCTGGGATGTCCTTTTGGCGAGGTCTTCTATCCGCCGCACCCCGTTGCCCCTGTGGACCTTTTGGCGAGGTCTTCTATCCGCCGCACCCCGTTGCCCCTGTGGAGCCCTCACCGCAGAAGGATGACTAAAATAAAATTACCGTTTTGAATTATGAAGGAAAATCAGAGATAAGTCCCAAAAGCTTCTATATATTCGTCTAACAGCAATGAATATAACAAATGCTTACAGGGCTACTACAAATTGTTGAACAATCTATCCAATATGAGCATGATTTATCACCAAACAGACCAATATATCTTGTTGGAGATTCCTTTGGTGGATGTCTGGCACTTGCAGCGGCAGCTCGTAATCCAGACATTGATTTGGTCCTCCTACTGGTAAACCCAGGCAAGTGAAAATGTTGTACTTTAGAATGTGATGAGATAGTTCTTCtaaaaaatatactccctccgtcccaaaataagtgactcaaaaatgactcggttttgtactaactttagtacaaagtagagtcacttttgagtcacttatttgggacggagggagtataaaataaCCTGATGTTTCTTTTTTCTGCAGCAACATCATTTGCAAGGACTCCATTGCAGCCAATATTGCCCCTTTTGGAAGCAATGCCAAGCGACCTTCATGTTACAGTTCCGTACCTTCTTAGTTTTGTTATGGGTATGCTTTCTAGCTTGTTAATTACCTGATCTGTACTTTATTCCAGTTGTTCTGTCCATCATTTTTCCAACTGTCTGATCTGATATGCTTGTCACATTTTTTTCTAATTATTTTCATATGAACTAAAGAACTTGGAATACATGTTCTTCAGTTTGAGTTATTGCTTGACAATAAAAGCATATCCAGGCAGAATTTTACCTCGCTGCATGTACTTTTAAAATTTATATCTTGTTCCACTTATTTTTGATGAGCCAAAAATGTTTATGAGCAGCTGACCCTCTGAAGATGGCTATGGTTAGCATTGAGAACAACCTTTCTCCTCCAGAAACTCTTCAAAAGCTGTCAGAAAGTCTCACTTCCTTGCTGCCTTTGCTTTCAGTATGTTTCCATAACTCCTCCTCTTTTTAAGTTTCTCTTCTGTCTATCCCACACACTCATTTTTATGTGACCTCCTATTCAAATATATTGTTATAAACTTCCTAAACGTTACTTGGTCTACTGTTACTCTATCTGCCAATGTTAGTTAAACAGACTTGcttcctactccctccgttcctaaatacaagtctttttagagattccactacgaCGTAAAATGagtaatctatactctaaagtatgtctatatacatccgaatCTCTAAAatgacttgtatttaggaacggagggagtagatcttTTTCAGGAGATCTCTACTATAGAAAATGTTTTTGAACGTCTAGAAAAAACATGAGGCTGCAGTTGCTTTTTTTTAGGGAACAATTGCATTTGTTAGAAAGGAAAAGTATTCATTTCATTATGTCACTATTTTCAGAAGTCCTTTTTGTGCTCTTAGTCCTGTGATGAATCATTTATATCCTCTTATATAGCTATTTAATCACCTAGAAatattttcttcttattattttagaTTTCATCCCTTTCGTTTAACAGCAATTGGCAGATATCATACCAAGGGATGCTCTTTTGTGGAAGCTCAAGCTTCTTAAGTCAGGAGCAGCCTATGCGAACTCTCGTCTTCATGCTGTACAAGCTGAAGTTCTGTTTATTGCCAGGTACTCACTATAATGGTGCCGTCTAAGTTCTCATTCTCTAGTCTCGATTGACATTCTATGTCTAACTGTTTGGTCTGATACTGTCCATATTAATTTATTTAGTGGCAAAGACAATCTTCTTCCGAGTGGAGAAGAGGCGGATCGACTCTTCAAGGCACTGAAAAACTGCAGGGTTCGATACTTCAAGGACAATGGCCATACACTACTCTTGGTACACTCGCAATTCATCAAAAGTTTCGCGGCCAGTCCGATATTTTCATTTATAATATTCATGACAAGCACTGTATTTTCTGGTGTACAATTTCGAAATTCATGTCTTTCTTGCACAGGAGGATGGTGTGAATCTGTTATCTGTTATAAAAGGTGCAAATATGTACCGCCGTGGCAGGCAACGGGACTTTGTGACCGACTACCTTCCCCCTACAATAAGTGAGTTCAAGAAAACATTTGATGAAGACAACAAGTACGTATTCAACTTCTGAGAGTGCTTCCCTATTTGCATAGATCTAGTAAGTGAAAAACCTATAACCTTTTGCAGATTGTTTCACCTTGCACTGAGCCCAGTTATGATGTCTACTCTGGCAAATGGAAAAATTGTCCGTGGCCTCGCTGGTGTTCCTGACCAAGGTCCTGTCTTGTTTGTGGGTTACCATGCACTGATGGGGATCGAGTTAAGCCCATTGTATGAAGAGTTTTTGAAGGAGAAAAACACGATTGTTCGTGGCATGGCTCATCCAATCTTGTTTGGATCAAATTATGAGACCTCGCGCCAGGAGTTGTCTCGGTTTGATACAGTCTCTATGTATGGCGGATTACCAGTCACTCCAATCAATATGTACAGGCTTTTTGAGAGAAATCAATATGTTCTCCTCTATCCTGGTGGTGCTCGGGAAGCTCTACATAGGAAGGTATGCTTAATGTCACCATATCTCTATTAAGCCTTGGCATGGCCATTAGGGGCAGGTTCTGCGAAAACATTATGAGCAGTTTAGGAGATAGTTCTTGGTAAACCATTTCAAAAAAACTCTTGGTAAAGAACTGGTAttagtcaaatttgaactatattCCTAAAGTTTAGGATAGAATACTACTCTTCCAAAGATGCTCTTAAGAGTTTCACCACACAGAACTATTTTTGTAAACAACTAATTTAGCACATCAGCTTTTGTTATTAGGAGTGTGCTCACATGTACAAAAATAGTATGATCATGGTTAGTGTGTAACTAAGTATTCCACAAGGGCCGCCACTTAAAACACAGACAAAAGAATGGTATTTGAGAGTAAGCCTAGTAGATTTTACGTCCGCCCGCCTTTTCTAATGTAATA encodes:
- the LOC123430611 gene encoding acyltransferase-like protein At1g54570, chloroplastic, with product MSIPALRSFPAVYGVKPAGRLVRHHSRLGGGLRASSVAVNGEVGPRTKGGKKEEPAKEEDRGLEPLYDDGFGGVTVKDYFAAARALCKDDGGPPRWFCPVESGQPAVEDAPLLLFLPGTDGVGMGLILHHKSLGKAFEVRCLHIPVNDRTPFEGLLQIVEQSIQYEHDLSPNRPIYLVGDSFGGCLALAAAARNPDIDLVLLLVNPATSFARTPLQPILPLLEAMPSDLHVTVPYLLSFVMADPLKMAMVSIENNLSPPETLQKLSESLTSLLPLLSQLADIIPRDALLWKLKLLKSGAAYANSRLHAVQAEVLFIASGKDNLLPSGEEADRLFKALKNCRVRYFKDNGHTLLLEDGVNLLSVIKGANMYRRGRQRDFVTDYLPPTISEFKKTFDEDNKLFHLALSPVMMSTLANGKIVRGLAGVPDQGPVLFVGYHALMGIELSPLYEEFLKEKNTIVRGMAHPILFGSNYETSRQELSRFDTVSMYGGLPVTPINMYRLFERNQYVLLYPGGAREALHRKGEEYKLFWPEQPEFVRMAARFGVTVVPFGFVGEDDILELVLDYNDQKNIPYLREWIESINKDSQRVRDSVKGEEGNQDMHIPAIIPKVPGRFYYLFGKPIKMDGMNNVLRDRESANEVYLHIKSEVENAMAYLKRKREEDPYRSIAQRAVYQATQGTSAQVPTFEP